One genomic region from Gossypium hirsutum isolate 1008001.06 chromosome D13, Gossypium_hirsutum_v2.1, whole genome shotgun sequence encodes:
- the LOC107920379 gene encoding protein DNA-DAMAGE INDUCIBLE 1: MRITVMTADEQILSLDVDPHETVENLKALLEVETMVPLQQQQLLFNGREMNNSEKLSALGVKDDDLVMMVSGVASSGSASRNDLNLNPDGSAVNPAAFQQQIRQDSNLIGQLFQTDPELAQAVVGNDLNKLQEILRARHQRRSDLRRQEEEELALLQADPFDVEAQKKIEAAIRQKGIDENWAAALEYNPEGFARVVMLYVDMEVNGVPLKAFVDSGAQSTIISKSCAERCGLLRLMDQRYKGIAHGVGQSEILGRIHVAPIKIGEIFYPCSFLVLDSPNMEFLFGLDMLRKHQCIIDLKDNVLRVGGGEVSVPFLQEKDIPSRFLDEERHLKQASSSGAAVTTGTTKKANVPSGGQSSGGARGVATHKPEFEAKVAKLIELGFAREMAIEALKLCDGNEEQAAGILFGG; this comes from the exons ATGAGAATTACTGTAATGACTGCAGATGAACAGATCCTTAGCTTGGATGTTGATCCTCATGAAACT gttgaaaatttgaaagcttTGCTTGAAGTTGAG ACTATGGTGCCATTGCAGCAGCAGCAACTGTTGTTTAATGGAAGGGAAATGAACAACTCTGAGAAATTGAGTGCTTTGGGTGTTAAGGATGATGACCTAGTCATGATGGTCTCTGGTGTTGCTTCAAG TGGCAGTGCATCTAGGAATGACTTGAACTTGAATCCTGATGGATCTGCCGTGAATCCTGCAGCTTTCCAACAACAGATTCGACAGGATTCTAATCTAATTGGACAATTATTTCAGACCGATCCTGAGCTTGCTCAAGCCGTTGTCGGAAACGATCTCAACAAACTGCAGGAGATTCTCCGAGCTCGTCATCAACGAAGATCTGACTTGCGACGGCAAGAGGAGGAGGAGCTT GCTCTTCTTCAAGCTGATCCTTTTGATGTTGAAGCACAAAAGAAAATTGAGGCTGCCATTCGGCAG AAAGGGATTGATGAGAACTGGGCTGCTGCCTTAGAATATAATCCTGAAGGCTTTGCAAGGGTG GTTATGCTGTACGTGGACATGGAGGTTAATGGTGTCCCATTGAAG GCATTTGTTGATAGTGGTGCCCAGTCAACAATTATTTCTAAAAGCTGTGCTGAGCGATGTGG ATTGCTGAGGCTTATGGATCAAAGGTATAAAGGTATTGCTCATGGAGTTGGCCAATCCGAGATACTAGGACGAATTCATGTTGCTCCAATCAAG ATTGGGGAGATATTTTATCCTTGCTCCTTCTTGGTTTTGGACTCTCCCAATATGGAGTTCCTCTTTGGATTGGATATGCTCCGTAAACACCAG TGTATTATTGACTTGAAGGATAATGTTCTTAGGGTTGGAGGAGGAGAAGTTTCAGTACCATTTTTGCAAG AAAAGGACATCCCTTCTCGCTTCCTTGATGAAGAAAGGCACTTAAAACAAGCATCAAGCTCAGGAGCTGCT GTGACAACTGGAACAACAAAGAAGGCTAATGTGCCATCTGGAGGCCAGTCTTCCG GAGGTGCACGAGGTGTTGCAACACAT AAACCTGAATTTGAAGCCAAAGTTGCAAAGCTTATTGAGTTGGGGTTTGCAAGAGAAATGGCGATAGAAGCTCTTAAATTATGTGATGGTAATGAAGAACAAGCTGCTGGGATTCTCTTTGGAGGCTGA
- the LOC107920380 gene encoding RNA-binding protein pno1, with amino-acid sequence MSAEAPTSMETETVASETKLESNTLPPKPKFEPLKAHEMSDGRIQFRKVSVPPHRYSPLKKYWMDIYTPIYEQMNIDIRMNLKARKVELKTRSDTPDVSNLQKCADFVQAFMLGFDVPDAIALLRLDELYVESFEIKDVKTLRGEHLSRAIGRLSGKGGKTKFAIENATKTRIVIADTKIHILGSFANIKIARDSLCSLILGSPAGKVYSKLRQVTARLAERF; translated from the coding sequence ATGTCTGCTGAAGCACCCACCAGCATGGAGACTGAAACAGTGGCTTCTGAAACAAAACTTGAATCCAATACATTGCCCCCAAAGCCGAAATTCGAGCCTCTGAAAGCTCACGAGATGTCCGATGGTCGAATCCAGTTTCGTAAGGTCTCGGTTCCACCGCATAGGTATTCACCTCTGAAGAAATACTGGATGGATATCTATACACCAATTTATGAACAGATGAATATTGATATCCGTATGAACCTCAAAGCTCGGAAAGTTGAACTGAAAACTAGATCCGATACACCTGATGTTAGTAACCTACAGAAGTGTGCCGACTTTGTCCAGGCTTTCATGTTGGGTTTCGATGTCCCAGACGCCATTGCTCTTTTGAGGTTGGATGAGCTATATGTTGAGTCCTTTGAAATCAAGGATGTAAAGACACTCAGAGGAGAGCACTTGTCTCGTGCCATTGGAAGACTGTCTGGGAAAGGTGGTAAAACGAAGTTTGCTATCGAGAATGCTACAAAGACTCGGATCGTCATCGCTGACACCAAGATTCATATACTGGGATCTTTTGCTAACATCAAGATTGCCAGGGATTCTCTTTGCAGCCTCATATTAGGTTCCCCTGCTGGGAAAGTCTATTCAAAACTTAGACAAGTTACAGCCAGATTGGCAGAAAGGTTTTGA
- the LOC107919165 gene encoding uncharacterized protein At4g26485 isoform X2, giving the protein MGQIISFIQKRLVGLVFYPFKRFWSRQSVERSEDLEDPNEQCTLLISIPELSDDPSCDSESDTDTIFRLHQNVGTTCTDIVGDNSRQDSGVCVVNVENLGGRQLVGAGEIRWIRHYCSSQRMLLVGEGDFSFSASLARAFGSATNMIATSLDSRDATEIANHSYLGAFKFDRIIYNFPHAGFCSDEPGESQKRRHQLLISLFLKNAKEMIEERGEIHVTHKSNGFFRDWNLQGLAAAVGLRLIQEVPFNFTDYPGYRTKYGFGGDKNFNCNPSRTYKFGLYPIMSP; this is encoded by the exons ATGGGTCAAATAATCTCCTTCATTCAAAAACGTTTGGTGGGTTTAGTTTTTTACCCCTTTAAAAGATTTTGGAGTCGTCAAAGCGTGGAAAGATCAGAAGATTTAGAGGACCCAAACGAGCAGTGTACCCTACTGATTTCCATACCGGAGCTATCGGATGATCCTTCATGTGACAGTGAGAGCGACACGGATACCATCTTTAGATTACATCAAAATGTGGGCACTACTTGCACTGATATCGTGGGAGACAACAGCAGGCAGGACTCTGGTGTATGTGTGGTGAACGTGGAGAATTTGGGAGGAAGACAACTAGTTGGAGCAGGGGAAATTAGATGGATACGCCATTATTGCAGTTCTCAAAGGATGTTGTTGGTGGGGGAAGGCGATTTTTCATTCTCTGCTAGTTTGGCTCGTGCTTTTGGTTCTGCAACGAACATGATTGCCACTTCTCTCGACTCCAGAG ATGCAACTGAAATAGCGAATCACTCCTACCTGGGAGCCTTTAAATTCGATCGAATCATTTACAACTTTCCGCACGCTGGTTTTTGTTCAGACGAACCAGGCGAATCCCAGAAACG TCGGCATCAGTTGCTGATAAGCTTGTTTTTGAAGAACGCAAAGGAGATGATTGAGGAGAGAGGCGAAATCCATGTGACCCACAAATCGAATGGGTTCTTTCGGGACTGGAATTTGCAGGGACTAGCGGCTGCCGTTGGGCTGAGGCTTATCCAAGAGGTGCCGTTCAATTTCACCGATTACCCGGGGTACCGCACCAAATATGGGTTCGGTGGTGACAAAAATTTCAACTGTAATCCTAGCAGAACTTACAAATTTGGTCTATATCCGATTATGTCGCCATGA
- the LOC107919165 gene encoding uncharacterized protein At4g26485 isoform X1 → MGQIISFIQKRLVGLVFYPFKRFWSRQSVERSEDLEDPNEQCTLLISIPELSDDPSCDSESDTDTIFRLHQNVGTTCTDIVGDNSRQDSGVCVVNVENLGGRQLVGAGEIRWIRHYCSSQRMLLVGEGDFSFSASLARAFGSATNMIATSLDSRGFLLRNYKKAIVNIHELRVRGCIVLHGIDATEIANHSYLGAFKFDRIIYNFPHAGFCSDEPGESQKRRHQLLISLFLKNAKEMIEERGEIHVTHKSNGFFRDWNLQGLAAAVGLRLIQEVPFNFTDYPGYRTKYGFGGDKNFNCNPSRTYKFGLYPIMSP, encoded by the exons ATGGGTCAAATAATCTCCTTCATTCAAAAACGTTTGGTGGGTTTAGTTTTTTACCCCTTTAAAAGATTTTGGAGTCGTCAAAGCGTGGAAAGATCAGAAGATTTAGAGGACCCAAACGAGCAGTGTACCCTACTGATTTCCATACCGGAGCTATCGGATGATCCTTCATGTGACAGTGAGAGCGACACGGATACCATCTTTAGATTACATCAAAATGTGGGCACTACTTGCACTGATATCGTGGGAGACAACAGCAGGCAGGACTCTGGTGTATGTGTGGTGAACGTGGAGAATTTGGGAGGAAGACAACTAGTTGGAGCAGGGGAAATTAGATGGATACGCCATTATTGCAGTTCTCAAAGGATGTTGTTGGTGGGGGAAGGCGATTTTTCATTCTCTGCTAGTTTGGCTCGTGCTTTTGGTTCTGCAACGAACATGATTGCCACTTCTCTCGACTCCAGAG GGTTCTTGTTAAGAAATTATAAGAAGGCAATAGTCAACATTCATGAACTAAGGGTTAGAGGATGTATTGTTTTGCATGGGATAGATGCAACTGAAATAGCGAATCACTCCTACCTGGGAGCCTTTAAATTCGATCGAATCATTTACAACTTTCCGCACGCTGGTTTTTGTTCAGACGAACCAGGCGAATCCCAGAAACG TCGGCATCAGTTGCTGATAAGCTTGTTTTTGAAGAACGCAAAGGAGATGATTGAGGAGAGAGGCGAAATCCATGTGACCCACAAATCGAATGGGTTCTTTCGGGACTGGAATTTGCAGGGACTAGCGGCTGCCGTTGGGCTGAGGCTTATCCAAGAGGTGCCGTTCAATTTCACCGATTACCCGGGGTACCGCACCAAATATGGGTTCGGTGGTGACAAAAATTTCAACTGTAATCCTAGCAGAACTTACAAATTTGGTCTATATCCGATTATGTCGCCATGA
- the LOC107920161 gene encoding protein CLMP1 isoform X2 gives MAALQLYDNALRLIPKTHPDRAVFHSNRAACLMQMKPIDYDAVIAECNMAIQAQPLYVRALLRRARAFEAVGKYEMAMQDVQLLLGAEPNNKDALEIDRRLRTALGPRLEAQQDLQSRPSPAALGASAVRGAPIAGLGPCLPARPVPKKTSTSPPRGSAVSPNNKLDKHQMNVAHETGSKNKNQLPKLVLKPSSGSSKATDNPNKDGLREKSFSTSMRGQVPEVAIQWRPLKLVYDHDIRLSQMPVNCSFKVLREIVSKRFPSSKSVLIKYKDNDGDLVTITCTTELRLAESSVDALVPIEPEADKTSGFRTLRLHIVEVSPEQEPPLPEEEEEKPLESQGAKSDESVSHSSLGDSVSEGVDVEIEKTEKEASKRKIGATEDSECKEVEMDDWLFEFAQLFRTHVGIDPDAHIDLHELGMEHCSEALEETVTSEDAQILFDKAAAKFQEVAALAFFNGGNVHMCAARKRIPLDESAGKEVVSEKLQTAYDWVREKYSLAREKYTEALSIKPDFYEGLLALGQQQFEMAKLNWSFALAKKIDLSTWDPAETLQLFNSAEEKMKDATEMWEKLEQQRVNELKDPNSSKKEELLKRKKKLGSGAENEFPGTGNQCELSAEEVAEQAAVMRSQIHLFWGNMLFERSQVECKLGMDGWKKNLDTAVERFKLAGASEADISTVLKNHCSNGDAVEGDEKKVVGDVNQISDK, from the coding sequence ATGGCTGCTCTTCAACTCTATGATAATGCTCTTAGGCTTATCCCCAAAACCCACCCTGACCGAGCTGTCTTTCACAGCAATAGAGCTGCTTGTTTGATGCAAATGAAACCCATTGATTATGATGCTGTTATTGCTGAGTGTAATATGGCAATCCAGGCTCAGCCTCTCTATGTTCGAGCCCTTCTTCGAAGGGCTCGAGCCTTTGAGGCTGTTGGAAAGTATGAAATGGCTATGCAGGACGTGCAACTTCTTTTGGGGGCTGAACCCAATAACAAGGATGCTTTGGAGATTGACCGGAGATTAAGGACTGCATTGGGTCCTCGTCTGGAGGCTCAGCAAGACCTCCAGAGCCGGCCCTCTCCTGCTGCACTTGGGGCTTCTGCTGTTCGTGGTGCACCAATTGCTGGCCTTGGGCCTTGCTTACCTGCTCGTCCAGTGCCTAAGAAGACATCGACATCACCTCCTCGAGGATCAGCTGTATCACCAAATAATAAGCTGGATAAGCACCAAATGAATGTAGCACATGAAACTGGTTCCAAAAACAAGAACCAGTTGCCAAAACTCGTGCTGAAGCCTTCGAGTGGTTCTTCAAAAGCAACTGATAATCCGAATAAGGATGGCCTGAGAGAAAAGTCTTTTTCCACTTCTATGCGTGGGCAGGTTCCTGAGGTTGCAATTCAATGGAGGCCATTGAAACTTGTTTACGATCATGACATTAGGCTTTCTCAAATGCCGGTTAATTGCAGCTTCAAAGTGTTAAGAGAGATTGTGAGCAAACGTTTTCCTTCATCCAAGTCAGTTTTGATCAAATATAAGGATAATGATGGAGATTTGGTGACTATTACTTGCACAACAGAACTCAGATTGGCCGAGTCTTCTGTAGATGCTCTTGTTCCAATAGAGCCTGAAGCCGATAAAACTAGTGGATTCAGAACATTGAGATTGCACATTGTTGAGGTGAGTCCAGAGCAAGAGCCTCCACTACCGGAAGAAGAGGAGGAGAAGCCTTTGGAGAGCCAGGGAGCTAAGTCAGATGAAAGTGTGTCGCACTCGTCTCTTGGTGATTCTGTTTCAGAAGGTGTTGATGTGGAGATTGAAAAGACAGAGAAAGAAGCTTCAAAGAGGAAAATTGGGGCTACCGAAGATTCAGAGTGCAAGGAAGTGGAGATGGATGATTGGCTTTTTGAGTTTGCTCAGCTTTTCCGCACCCATGTTGGTATTGACCCGGATGCTCATATTGATTTGCATGAGCTTGGAATGGAGCACTGTTCAGAGGCTCTTGAGGAGACGGTTACAAGTGAGGACGCTCAAATCCTCTTTGACAAAGCAGCTGCTAAGTTCCAGGAGGTGGCTGCTTTGGCTTTCTTTAATGGGGGAAATGTTCATATGTGTGCTGCAAGGAAACGGATTCCCTTAGACGAGTCTGCCGGGAAGGAGGTAGTGTCAGAGAAACTTCAAACAGCGTACGATTGGGTTCGTGAAAAGTATTCTTTGGCAAGAGAGAAGTATACTGAAGCACTCTCGATCAAGCCGGACTTTTATGAAGGGTTGCTAGCATTGGGACAGCAGCAATTTGAAATGGCTAAACTTAATTGGTCTTTTGCACTTGCAAAGAAAATAGACCTCTCAACATGGGATCCTGCGGAAACACTTCAACTTTTCAACAGTGCAGAGGAGAAGATGAAAGACGCAACAGAAATGTGGGAGAAGTTGGAGCAGCAGAGAGTAAATGAGTTGAAGGATCCAAATTCAAGCAAGAAGGAAGAGTTGttgaagagaaagaagaaactGGGAAGCGGTGCTGAAAATGAGTTCCCAGGAACAGGTAATCAGTGTGAGCTTTCAGCCGAAGAAGTAGCAGAACAAGCAGCTGTGATGAGATCACAAATACATCTTTTCTGGGGCAACATGCTCTTCGAACGATCCCAAGTTGAATGCAAATTAGGAATGGATGGTTGGAAAAAGAATCTCGATACTGCCGTTGAACGCTTCAAGCTTGCCGGCGCATCTGAAGCTGACATTTCTACAGTTTTGAAGAATCATTGCTCAAATGGAGATGCAGTTGAAGGTGATGAAAAGAAGGTAGTTGGAGATGTGAATCAAATATCTGACAAGTAA
- the LOC107919164 gene encoding uncharacterized protein At4g26485, with product MGSGNTACQRNEMEAEKRIKHYSSSHKILLVGEGDFSFAASLATSLGSGVNMVSTSLDSKVMLNKKYNEAMANVSRLEDIGCTVIHEVDCCTMSQHPKLMSNFLHKNVVEGFLRNAVEMLTENGEVHITHKTTHPFNMWEIEKLANEVGLGLLDEVPFFYRDYPGYKNKRGEGQRCDQSFPIGKSSTYKFKIMN from the exons ATGGGATCTGGGAATACTGCATGTCAAAGGAATGAAATGGAAGCAGAAAAAAGGATAAAACATTATAGCAGCAGTCATAAAATACTGCTGGTTGGTGAGGGTGATTTCTCTTTTGCTGCCTCTTTGGCCACGTCTCTAGGCTCTGGTGTTAACATGGTCTCCACTTCACTTGACTCTAAAG TGATGTTAAACAAGAAGTACAATGAAGCAATGGCAAACGTGTCTCGACTTGAAGATATTGGATGTACAGTTATCCATGAAGTAGATTGCTGCACTATGAGCCAACATCCCAAGCTCATGTCGAACTT TCTCCATAAGAATGTGGTGGAAGGATTTCTGAGGAACGCAGTTGAGATGCTGACAGAGAATGGAGAAGTTCATATAACACATAAAACAACACATCCGTTCAATATGTGGGAAATTGAGAAGCTCGCGAATGAAGTTGGATTAGGGTTGCTTGATGAAGTTCCATTTTTTTACAGGGATTATCCAggatataaaaacaaaagaggagAAGGTCAACGGTGCGATCAAAGCTTTCCTATTGGAAAATCCAGTACATACAAGTTCAAGATAATGAATTAG
- the LOC107920161 gene encoding protein CLMP1 isoform X1, which produces MGKSGGRKKKGGLNANQVSVDNNSSNKNSHVNGGVDLDSSVFLKRANELKEEGNVKYQNKDYMAALQLYDNALRLIPKTHPDRAVFHSNRAACLMQMKPIDYDAVIAECNMAIQAQPLYVRALLRRARAFEAVGKYEMAMQDVQLLLGAEPNNKDALEIDRRLRTALGPRLEAQQDLQSRPSPAALGASAVRGAPIAGLGPCLPARPVPKKTSTSPPRGSAVSPNNKLDKHQMNVAHETGSKNKNQLPKLVLKPSSGSSKATDNPNKDGLREKSFSTSMRGQVPEVAIQWRPLKLVYDHDIRLSQMPVNCSFKVLREIVSKRFPSSKSVLIKYKDNDGDLVTITCTTELRLAESSVDALVPIEPEADKTSGFRTLRLHIVEVSPEQEPPLPEEEEEKPLESQGAKSDESVSHSSLGDSVSEGVDVEIEKTEKEASKRKIGATEDSECKEVEMDDWLFEFAQLFRTHVGIDPDAHIDLHELGMEHCSEALEETVTSEDAQILFDKAAAKFQEVAALAFFNGGNVHMCAARKRIPLDESAGKEVVSEKLQTAYDWVREKYSLAREKYTEALSIKPDFYEGLLALGQQQFEMAKLNWSFALAKKIDLSTWDPAETLQLFNSAEEKMKDATEMWEKLEQQRVNELKDPNSSKKEELLKRKKKLGSGAENEFPGTGNQCELSAEEVAEQAAVMRSQIHLFWGNMLFERSQVECKLGMDGWKKNLDTAVERFKLAGASEADISTVLKNHCSNGDAVEGDEKKVVGDVNQISDK; this is translated from the coding sequence atggGGAAATCAGGAGGTAGAAAAAAGAAGGGTGGTTTAAATGCAAACCAGGTTTCAGTTGATAATAATTCTAGTAATAAAAATTCACATGTTAATGGCGGTGTTGACTTAGACTCTTCTGTGTTTTTGAAAAGAGCCAATGAGCTCAAAGAAGAAGGCAATGTCAAGTATCAAAACAAGGACTATATGGCTGCTCTTCAACTCTATGATAATGCTCTTAGGCTTATCCCCAAAACCCACCCTGACCGAGCTGTCTTTCACAGCAATAGAGCTGCTTGTTTGATGCAAATGAAACCCATTGATTATGATGCTGTTATTGCTGAGTGTAATATGGCAATCCAGGCTCAGCCTCTCTATGTTCGAGCCCTTCTTCGAAGGGCTCGAGCCTTTGAGGCTGTTGGAAAGTATGAAATGGCTATGCAGGACGTGCAACTTCTTTTGGGGGCTGAACCCAATAACAAGGATGCTTTGGAGATTGACCGGAGATTAAGGACTGCATTGGGTCCTCGTCTGGAGGCTCAGCAAGACCTCCAGAGCCGGCCCTCTCCTGCTGCACTTGGGGCTTCTGCTGTTCGTGGTGCACCAATTGCTGGCCTTGGGCCTTGCTTACCTGCTCGTCCAGTGCCTAAGAAGACATCGACATCACCTCCTCGAGGATCAGCTGTATCACCAAATAATAAGCTGGATAAGCACCAAATGAATGTAGCACATGAAACTGGTTCCAAAAACAAGAACCAGTTGCCAAAACTCGTGCTGAAGCCTTCGAGTGGTTCTTCAAAAGCAACTGATAATCCGAATAAGGATGGCCTGAGAGAAAAGTCTTTTTCCACTTCTATGCGTGGGCAGGTTCCTGAGGTTGCAATTCAATGGAGGCCATTGAAACTTGTTTACGATCATGACATTAGGCTTTCTCAAATGCCGGTTAATTGCAGCTTCAAAGTGTTAAGAGAGATTGTGAGCAAACGTTTTCCTTCATCCAAGTCAGTTTTGATCAAATATAAGGATAATGATGGAGATTTGGTGACTATTACTTGCACAACAGAACTCAGATTGGCCGAGTCTTCTGTAGATGCTCTTGTTCCAATAGAGCCTGAAGCCGATAAAACTAGTGGATTCAGAACATTGAGATTGCACATTGTTGAGGTGAGTCCAGAGCAAGAGCCTCCACTACCGGAAGAAGAGGAGGAGAAGCCTTTGGAGAGCCAGGGAGCTAAGTCAGATGAAAGTGTGTCGCACTCGTCTCTTGGTGATTCTGTTTCAGAAGGTGTTGATGTGGAGATTGAAAAGACAGAGAAAGAAGCTTCAAAGAGGAAAATTGGGGCTACCGAAGATTCAGAGTGCAAGGAAGTGGAGATGGATGATTGGCTTTTTGAGTTTGCTCAGCTTTTCCGCACCCATGTTGGTATTGACCCGGATGCTCATATTGATTTGCATGAGCTTGGAATGGAGCACTGTTCAGAGGCTCTTGAGGAGACGGTTACAAGTGAGGACGCTCAAATCCTCTTTGACAAAGCAGCTGCTAAGTTCCAGGAGGTGGCTGCTTTGGCTTTCTTTAATGGGGGAAATGTTCATATGTGTGCTGCAAGGAAACGGATTCCCTTAGACGAGTCTGCCGGGAAGGAGGTAGTGTCAGAGAAACTTCAAACAGCGTACGATTGGGTTCGTGAAAAGTATTCTTTGGCAAGAGAGAAGTATACTGAAGCACTCTCGATCAAGCCGGACTTTTATGAAGGGTTGCTAGCATTGGGACAGCAGCAATTTGAAATGGCTAAACTTAATTGGTCTTTTGCACTTGCAAAGAAAATAGACCTCTCAACATGGGATCCTGCGGAAACACTTCAACTTTTCAACAGTGCAGAGGAGAAGATGAAAGACGCAACAGAAATGTGGGAGAAGTTGGAGCAGCAGAGAGTAAATGAGTTGAAGGATCCAAATTCAAGCAAGAAGGAAGAGTTGttgaagagaaagaagaaactGGGAAGCGGTGCTGAAAATGAGTTCCCAGGAACAGGTAATCAGTGTGAGCTTTCAGCCGAAGAAGTAGCAGAACAAGCAGCTGTGATGAGATCACAAATACATCTTTTCTGGGGCAACATGCTCTTCGAACGATCCCAAGTTGAATGCAAATTAGGAATGGATGGTTGGAAAAAGAATCTCGATACTGCCGTTGAACGCTTCAAGCTTGCCGGCGCATCTGAAGCTGACATTTCTACAGTTTTGAAGAATCATTGCTCAAATGGAGATGCAGTTGAAGGTGATGAAAAGAAGGTAGTTGGAGATGTGAATCAAATATCTGACAAGTAA